The following are encoded in a window of Vicinamibacterales bacterium genomic DNA:
- the pssA gene encoding CDP-diacylglycerol--serine O-phosphatidyltransferase, with protein sequence MNPLTRRREDRPERFRRGVYLLPSMMTVSNLLCGYASLVYSTRGDFDTAAVLIGVAMVVDTLDGYFARLTHSQSAFGAELDSLADVVSFGVAPAILAFTWGLWPLGRFGWAAGFVYVTAAAVRLARFNIQGMTASDKRYFAGLPSPAAASVTASTVFLYPWGVQDPRIAALALPMLLLPGFLMVSTIRFRSVKAIDLGWRRSPVWLLAGSVVIAAIVIHPRIALVVLSYTYVLAALVIFIYGRLRRRPPATAAAPAGPPPADV encoded by the coding sequence ATGAACCCGCTCACGCGGCGGCGAGAGGATCGCCCGGAGCGGTTCCGCCGGGGCGTCTACCTGCTGCCGTCGATGATGACGGTGTCGAACCTGTTGTGCGGGTACGCCTCCCTCGTGTATTCCACGCGCGGGGATTTCGATACCGCCGCGGTGCTGATCGGCGTGGCGATGGTCGTCGACACGCTCGACGGCTATTTCGCGCGGTTGACGCATTCGCAATCGGCGTTCGGCGCCGAACTCGACTCGTTGGCCGACGTGGTGTCGTTCGGTGTGGCGCCGGCGATCCTGGCGTTCACCTGGGGACTCTGGCCGCTCGGCCGTTTCGGCTGGGCCGCCGGCTTCGTCTATGTCACGGCGGCCGCCGTGCGGCTGGCGCGGTTCAACATCCAGGGCATGACGGCCAGCGACAAGCGCTATTTCGCGGGCCTGCCGAGCCCGGCCGCCGCGTCGGTGACCGCCTCGACGGTGTTTCTCTATCCCTGGGGAGTGCAGGACCCGCGGATCGCGGCGCTGGCCCTACCGATGCTGCTGCTGCCAGGGTTTCTCATGGTCAGCACAATCCGGTTCCGCAGCGTCAAGGCGATCGACCTCGGCTGGCGCCGTTCGCCGGTCTGGCTGCTCGCAGGCTCGGTCGTCATCGCCGCGATCGTGATCCACCCTCGCATCGCGCTGGTGGTGCTCTCGTACACCTATGTGCTGGCGGCGCTGGTCATTTTTATCTACGGCCGGCTGCGGCGGCGGCCGCCAGCCACGGCGGCTGCGCCGGCAGGGCCGCCTCCGGCCGACGTGTGA
- a CDS encoding PLP-dependent aminotransferase family protein gives MNYDSLLSRAAGRMTHSAIRKMGTLLTPGRDIVSFAPGYPAPETFAWDEFRSIATELLASRDASILQYGPTRGYRPLLEVIAGIQRSRGIETAIEDLLVTTGSQQGLDLVARVLVDPGDVIIVELPTYVGAITAFRNAQASLVGVPQGPDGIDLEALDTTCARLLAEGRRVKFLYVVPNFQNPTGLLVGLDKRRRLLEWSERRNVLVVEDDPYRDLYFEDSASEQDVRPIKAEDGGGRVIYLSSFSKTLAPGYRVAWMAAAPPLAAKLEMAKQSEDLMAGSLDQRVVYEACRRGVLDRQIPMLRRHYAAKRDVMQQALTRHLGDLARWPKPRGGFFLWLTLPASIDADRMLARAIEEGVIYVVGEAFYVDGQGQNTARLSFSAPTPERIEIGVSRLARVLRGELAAPATGPAAVDPGGS, from the coding sequence ATGAACTACGATTCGTTGCTGTCGCGCGCCGCCGGCCGCATGACGCACTCCGCCATCCGCAAGATGGGCACGCTGCTCACGCCCGGGCGCGACATCGTGTCGTTCGCCCCTGGGTACCCGGCACCCGAGACCTTCGCCTGGGACGAGTTCCGGTCGATTGCCACCGAGCTGCTGGCGAGCCGCGATGCCAGCATCCTGCAGTACGGTCCGACACGCGGCTACCGGCCGCTGCTCGAAGTGATTGCCGGCATCCAGCGGAGCCGCGGCATCGAGACCGCCATCGAAGACCTGCTGGTCACGACCGGATCGCAGCAGGGGCTCGACCTCGTCGCGCGCGTGCTTGTCGATCCCGGTGACGTCATCATCGTCGAGCTTCCCACCTACGTCGGCGCGATCACCGCCTTCCGCAACGCGCAGGCCTCGCTCGTCGGCGTCCCGCAGGGGCCCGACGGCATCGACCTCGAGGCGCTCGACACAACGTGCGCGCGGCTCCTCGCCGAGGGGCGCCGCGTGAAATTCCTCTACGTCGTCCCGAACTTCCAGAACCCGACCGGGCTGCTCGTCGGCCTCGACAAGCGGCGCCGGCTGCTCGAATGGTCGGAGCGCCGCAACGTGCTCGTCGTCGAAGACGATCCGTATCGTGATCTCTACTTCGAAGACTCGGCCTCCGAGCAGGACGTCCGGCCGATCAAGGCCGAGGACGGCGGCGGACGGGTCATCTACTTGAGCAGCTTCTCGAAGACGCTCGCGCCCGGCTACCGCGTCGCCTGGATGGCGGCGGCGCCGCCGCTCGCCGCGAAGCTCGAGATGGCCAAGCAGTCCGAGGATCTGATGGCCGGCTCGCTCGACCAGCGCGTGGTCTACGAGGCGTGCCGGCGCGGCGTCCTCGATCGGCAGATCCCGATGCTGCGCCGTCACTACGCGGCCAAGCGCGACGTCATGCAGCAGGCGCTGACGCGCCACCTCGGTGATCTGGCGCGGTGGCCGAAACCACGCGGCGGCTTCTTCCTGTGGTTGACCCTGCCGGCCTCGATCGACGCCGATCGCATGCTGGCTCGCGCGATCGAGGAAGGGGTGATCTACGTGGTGGGTGAGGCCTTCTACGTCGACGGCCAGGGACAGAACACGGCGCGGCTCTCGTTTTCGGCGCCGACGCCCGAACGGATCGAGATCGGCGTCAGCCGCCTGGCCCGCGTGCTGCGCGGCGAACTGGCAGCACCGGCGACAGGGCCCGCAGCTGTAGACCCGGGAGGGTCGTGA
- a CDS encoding PQQ-binding-like beta-propeller repeat protein, whose amino-acid sequence MRRAATTISCRAFALAALLIAIVAGRVAAADRPPPPRLPLAQWWSVPLDGPVSAGPVSDGTRIYLAYAAGVLQARDARDGRELWRQNKDVSLPMTVEGDLLILAGGDAIEALHADTGRSAWLLPRTKTSAPLLARTGWLLAITDTEVIAIHAATGEVAWRHDAGGITLSASLDAGRVYTGATDGRVLALSMADGSEVWDRFFDGGITAIAAYGGRVYVGTGDKWFRSLDGRKGDERPPFRLGALAVGQVAVDDDRVYVASLDNVVRALDRDNGNQRWHAGLSQRSSLGVFVSGHIVFVPTGANQLQMLWDRNGDKAGALPLPGEMAPHLPPAIVDSVEGPAVFVVTGGLTNEWNLTKFAPAGEAALVPLADLTALPGPPFLTDPELQPTAKILLRLQLIGDPPAQPFDAIEWPVVLKDPLLVPLTTLPGLQLRALSPVLPVRRAARGPGG is encoded by the coding sequence GTGCGGCGCGCCGCCACCACCATATCTTGTAGGGCATTTGCGCTCGCCGCACTGCTGATCGCGATCGTCGCCGGCCGCGTCGCGGCCGCCGACCGTCCGCCGCCTCCGAGGTTGCCGCTTGCGCAGTGGTGGTCGGTGCCGCTCGACGGCCCCGTCAGCGCCGGACCGGTCAGCGACGGCACGCGCATTTACCTCGCCTACGCCGCCGGTGTGCTCCAGGCCCGCGACGCGCGGGACGGCCGCGAACTCTGGCGCCAGAACAAAGACGTCTCCCTGCCGATGACAGTCGAGGGAGATCTCCTCATCCTGGCGGGCGGCGACGCGATCGAGGCGCTTCATGCGGACACCGGGCGAAGCGCCTGGCTTCTGCCGCGGACGAAAACGTCGGCTCCCCTGCTCGCGCGGACCGGCTGGCTGCTCGCGATCACCGACACCGAGGTCATCGCGATCCACGCGGCCACCGGCGAGGTCGCCTGGCGACACGATGCGGGGGGGATCACGCTCTCCGCCTCGCTCGACGCTGGACGCGTCTACACCGGCGCAACCGACGGACGCGTCCTCGCTTTGTCGATGGCCGACGGCTCCGAGGTGTGGGACCGCTTTTTCGACGGCGGCATCACCGCGATTGCCGCGTACGGCGGACGCGTCTACGTCGGCACCGGAGACAAGTGGTTCCGTTCGCTCGACGGGCGGAAAGGAGACGAGCGGCCGCCCTTTCGCCTCGGCGCGCTCGCCGTCGGCCAGGTGGCCGTCGACGACGACCGCGTCTACGTCGCATCGCTCGACAACGTCGTCCGCGCGCTCGACCGCGACAACGGTAACCAGCGGTGGCACGCCGGCCTGAGTCAGCGGAGTTCGTTGGGTGTGTTCGTGTCCGGCCACATCGTCTTCGTGCCGACCGGCGCCAACCAGCTGCAGATGCTCTGGGATCGCAACGGCGACAAGGCCGGCGCGCTGCCACTGCCGGGGGAAATGGCGCCGCACCTGCCGCCGGCGATCGTCGACTCGGTCGAGGGGCCGGCGGTGTTCGTGGTGACGGGCGGGCTGACCAACGAGTGGAACCTGACGAAATTCGCGCCGGCCGGCGAAGCTGCGCTGGTGCCGCTCGCGGATCTCACCGCGCTGCCGGGGCCTCCCTTTCTGACCGATCCGGAGCTGCAGCCAACCGCGAAGATCCTGCTGCGGCTGCAGCTGATCGGCGATCCGCCGGCGCAGCCGTTCGACGCCATCGAGTGGCCGGTGGTGCTGAAGGATCCGCTGCTCGTGCCGCTCACGACCCTCCCGGGTCTACAGCTGCGGGCCCTGTCGCCGGTGCTGCCAGTTCGCCGCGCAGCACGCGGGCCAGGCGGCTGA
- a CDS encoding YdcH family protein, which translates to MTTEFDEMKKQLLDSNDEFRQLASQHHDLDEQIHNLATRQYLSEPEQLEEVTLKKRKLQLKDQMESMLRHLRLPEPMHASPR; encoded by the coding sequence ATGACGACAGAGTTCGACGAGATGAAGAAACAGTTGCTGGACAGCAACGACGAGTTCCGCCAACTCGCCTCACAGCACCACGACCTGGACGAACAGATTCACAATCTCGCCACCCGCCAGTACCTCTCAGAGCCCGAACAACTCGAAGAAGTCACCCTCAAGAAGCGCAAGCTCCAGCTGAAGGATCAGATGGAAAGCATGCTGCGCCATCTCCGGCTGCCTGAGCCGATGCACGCATCGCCGCGCTAA
- a CDS encoding phosphatidylserine decarboxylase translates to MKIDKAAAPFVAGALVPAAVLAGSKRYGWAAGFAALGAFFAYFFRDPERVVPQDEGLVVSPADGKVMIAGPSDGRWSPPGEWQQITIFLSPMDVHINRTPVDGVVSSVAYRPGTFLPAYKEDASGNELNEIWLDHHGEPVVVRQIVGVLARRIVCRVAEGQRLQRGERIGLMKFGSRMDVFLPSRAELVVQVGQQVVAGESVLARLHPQGEGW, encoded by the coding sequence ATGAAAATCGACAAGGCTGCCGCTCCCTTCGTAGCCGGTGCGCTGGTGCCGGCCGCCGTCCTCGCCGGCTCGAAACGCTACGGGTGGGCCGCCGGGTTCGCCGCGCTCGGCGCGTTCTTCGCGTATTTCTTCCGCGATCCCGAACGCGTGGTGCCGCAAGACGAAGGGCTGGTTGTCTCGCCGGCGGACGGCAAGGTCATGATCGCCGGACCGTCGGACGGCCGCTGGAGTCCGCCCGGCGAGTGGCAGCAGATCACGATCTTCCTGTCGCCGATGGACGTCCACATCAACCGCACCCCGGTCGACGGCGTCGTCTCGAGCGTTGCCTACCGGCCCGGCACGTTCCTGCCGGCGTACAAGGAAGACGCCAGCGGCAACGAGCTCAACGAGATCTGGCTCGATCATCACGGCGAGCCGGTCGTCGTGCGGCAGATCGTCGGCGTCCTGGCCCGCCGTATCGTGTGCCGGGTCGCCGAGGGGCAGCGGCTGCAGCGCGGTGAGCGCATCGGGCTGATGAAGTTCGGCTCCCGCATGGACGTGTTCCTGCCGTCGCGCGCGGAACTCGTCGTGCAAGTCGGACAGCAGGTCGTTGCCGGCGAATCCGTGCTCGCACGCCTCCACCCGCAGGGCGAAGGCTGGTGA
- a CDS encoding ATP-binding protein, with amino-acid sequence MADTRTDPPTPVSSAVTRIAGTARVSAARLFAGGCGLAAIVVLAGFGLELYRFGVDDSAAAARLAAGVQASVADMTADVTRAAQAISGDPIVRDAMAASPDSDAHARALFDAAQRVRQASSSDESVVALTIYDNAGVPRAWAGRASDLPPERTRGAAAVFVSSTPLGLRLVYVEPIAEAGKGQRLGAVAVEDAVAPAPTAAGLGVAVYTLDSTPAPVALRLPQPSSSTPDPQIVSFQVRAADSSPLFDASAGLADLSEARRNLRRTAASAALIAFAVTILLLAGPLLDRRGAARDTAGELRFTAALVLVILGAGAVFWAAVAIAPWARGGVARSAARLCLASGTAAALAATLASALVRMRLSLRTWRRSPSGRVIGFVVAQLAAGVLLAALLVEFERILGRSMDPAGVDLTHFSLHPWAPARIAILAAIVLGHAAVLWLGAIACVAAAVRWRLPRRASSWHAWAAACWVMPTAAVAIAAARRGWGIPPAAVLLGAIVCAFAALVTPRLAGWYRRATVASRLLALFMAFLLPALLVYPTVHFYADRALQQLIAAPERGYAVQAMSHPQVLQAHLEEADAQIDRLPLAALIARAAGQARLPPEGAKTEVAFEIWNQTVLARLRLTSDVELYDTQGALLSRFALNFPESALEQVPSGPVDCRWEVVGEAQSFGGAQERNTLHAQRSVCVDGRPIATLVAHVVFDYRTLPFISSQSAYLDVLVGAGVPPEGLPEGEVEFVAYGWGLTTIYSSGRESWELDPATFARVYRSREPFWTVASKGGRSYHVYFANDRQFIYALGYPLPTVFDHFVRLAELTTLAAVLYVALLMAAALFARLARARPQTGRSLLREIRASFYRKLFLAFVLASIVPVLTLALVVRTYFAGLLMTDIQGEAARTAAVAQRVIEDSEQLARSEGVIAFGDDLMVWISQLINQDVNVFYGAGLAATSERDLFASGLLPTRTPEPIYRAIVLQRLPSIVAEDRIGDVSYMLAAAPIRSGTRNAVLTVPLALRQHEVEREIDDLDRGIHLAALFFILLGAAIGLSMAERIADPIRQLTRATRRIARGDFDARIAVRSSDELRRLVDAFNGMAAELKAQRGQLEKTHRLEAWAEMARQVAHEIKNPLTPIQLSAEHLRRVHADRGEPMGPVLEGCVDSILGQVRLLRQIAAEFSSFASSPTARRQPVDPVVIVRDVVEPYRVPLAGRILLQNEVAAPLPMVLIDRTLAARALANVVENALHAMPGDGRLRLTAHVDGGWVVIDVEDSGVGMDAEALARVFEPYFSTKSTGTGLGLPIAKRNVELSGGTIAVRSLKGAGTTVTIRLPITAGPDAGRA; translated from the coding sequence GTGGCCGACACGCGTACCGATCCGCCGACGCCTGTCTCGTCCGCCGTGACGCGCATCGCGGGGACGGCGCGCGTCAGCGCGGCCCGGCTGTTCGCCGGCGGCTGCGGGCTCGCGGCGATCGTCGTGCTGGCCGGCTTCGGTCTCGAACTGTACCGGTTCGGCGTCGACGACAGCGCCGCGGCGGCCAGGCTCGCAGCGGGCGTGCAGGCCTCCGTCGCCGACATGACGGCGGACGTCACCAGAGCGGCGCAGGCGATCAGCGGCGATCCGATCGTGCGCGATGCGATGGCGGCGAGTCCGGACTCGGACGCGCACGCGCGCGCGCTGTTCGACGCGGCGCAGCGGGTACGTCAGGCGTCGAGCAGCGACGAGTCGGTCGTGGCGCTCACCATCTACGACAACGCCGGCGTGCCGCGTGCGTGGGCCGGCCGCGCCTCCGACCTGCCGCCGGAGCGGACGCGAGGCGCCGCGGCGGTGTTCGTCAGCTCCACACCGCTCGGCCTGCGCCTCGTCTACGTCGAGCCGATTGCCGAGGCGGGCAAGGGGCAGCGCCTGGGCGCCGTGGCGGTCGAAGACGCCGTGGCGCCGGCCCCGACCGCGGCGGGGCTCGGCGTCGCGGTCTACACACTCGATTCGACGCCGGCGCCGGTCGCGCTGCGGCTGCCGCAGCCCTCGTCTTCCACGCCCGATCCGCAGATCGTGTCGTTCCAGGTGCGGGCGGCGGATAGTTCGCCGCTGTTCGACGCATCAGCGGGCCTCGCCGACCTGAGCGAGGCGCGCCGGAACCTGCGTCGGACGGCCGCGTCGGCCGCGCTCATCGCGTTCGCCGTCACGATCCTGCTCCTCGCCGGACCGCTGCTCGACCGGCGCGGCGCCGCGCGCGACACGGCCGGCGAGCTCCGGTTTACCGCCGCGCTCGTGCTGGTGATCCTGGGCGCCGGCGCCGTCTTCTGGGCCGCGGTTGCGATTGCGCCGTGGGCGCGCGGCGGCGTCGCGCGCAGCGCGGCGCGGCTGTGTCTTGCGTCGGGGACCGCCGCGGCGCTGGCCGCGACGCTGGCGTCGGCGCTCGTGCGGATGCGGCTCTCGCTGCGGACGTGGCGCCGATCGCCGTCCGGCAGGGTGATCGGGTTCGTCGTGGCGCAGCTGGCCGCTGGCGTGCTGCTGGCGGCGCTGCTCGTCGAATTCGAGCGAATCCTCGGCCGCAGCATGGATCCGGCCGGCGTCGATCTCACGCATTTCTCGCTGCATCCGTGGGCGCCGGCCCGAATCGCCATCCTCGCCGCGATCGTGCTCGGTCACGCGGCCGTGCTGTGGCTGGGTGCGATCGCCTGTGTCGCGGCGGCCGTCCGCTGGCGCCTGCCGCGGCGCGCGTCGTCGTGGCACGCGTGGGCCGCCGCCTGTTGGGTGATGCCGACCGCCGCCGTCGCGATCGCGGCGGCGCGGCGCGGCTGGGGGATCCCGCCGGCGGCGGTGCTGCTCGGCGCGATCGTCTGCGCATTCGCCGCGCTGGTGACGCCGCGGCTGGCCGGCTGGTACCGCCGCGCGACGGTGGCGTCGAGGCTCCTCGCGCTTTTCATGGCCTTCCTGCTGCCGGCGCTGCTCGTCTATCCGACGGTGCACTTCTATGCGGATCGCGCGCTGCAGCAGCTCATCGCCGCGCCCGAGCGCGGCTACGCCGTCCAGGCGATGTCGCATCCGCAGGTGCTCCAGGCGCACCTCGAAGAAGCGGATGCGCAGATCGACCGGTTGCCCCTCGCCGCATTGATCGCCCGAGCGGCCGGGCAGGCGCGGCTTCCGCCGGAGGGCGCCAAGACCGAGGTCGCCTTCGAGATCTGGAACCAGACCGTGCTGGCGCGCCTCCGGCTCACCAGCGACGTCGAGCTCTACGACACGCAGGGCGCACTGCTCAGCCGCTTCGCCCTCAATTTCCCGGAGTCGGCGCTCGAACAGGTGCCGAGCGGGCCCGTCGACTGCCGCTGGGAAGTCGTCGGCGAGGCGCAGTCGTTCGGCGGCGCGCAGGAGCGCAACACCCTGCACGCGCAGCGCAGCGTCTGCGTCGACGGGCGTCCGATCGCCACGCTCGTCGCCCATGTCGTCTTCGACTACCGCACGCTGCCGTTCATCAGTTCACAGTCGGCGTATCTCGACGTGCTGGTTGGCGCGGGCGTGCCGCCGGAGGGGCTACCGGAGGGCGAAGTCGAGTTCGTCGCCTACGGCTGGGGGCTGACGACGATCTACAGCTCGGGACGGGAATCGTGGGAGCTCGACCCGGCGACGTTCGCGCGCGTCTATCGATCGCGCGAGCCGTTCTGGACGGTGGCGTCGAAAGGCGGCCGGTCGTACCACGTCTACTTCGCCAACGATCGCCAGTTCATCTACGCGCTTGGCTATCCCCTCCCGACGGTCTTCGATCACTTCGTCCGGCTCGCGGAACTGACCACGCTGGCGGCGGTGCTCTACGTGGCGCTGCTGATGGCGGCCGCGCTCTTCGCCCGCCTGGCGCGCGCCCGCCCGCAGACCGGGCGGTCGCTGCTGCGGGAAATCCGGGCCAGCTTCTACCGCAAGCTGTTTCTCGCGTTCGTGCTCGCGTCGATCGTCCCGGTCCTCACCCTGGCGCTGGTGGTCCGCACCTACTTCGCCGGCCTGCTGATGACCGACATCCAGGGAGAGGCCGCGCGCACGGCCGCGGTCGCGCAGCGGGTCATCGAGGACTCCGAGCAGCTGGCGCGCAGCGAAGGGGTGATCGCGTTCGGCGACGACCTGATGGTGTGGATCAGTCAGCTGATCAACCAGGACGTCAACGTGTTCTACGGCGCGGGCCTCGCGGCGACGAGCGAGCGCGATCTGTTCGCCTCGGGGCTGCTGCCGACCCGGACTCCTGAGCCGATCTACCGCGCGATCGTGCTGCAGCGGCTGCCGAGCATCGTCGCCGAAGACCGCATCGGCGACGTGTCCTACATGCTGGCGGCGGCGCCGATCCGATCCGGCACGCGTAACGCGGTGCTGACGGTCCCGCTGGCGCTGCGCCAGCACGAGGTGGAGCGCGAGATCGACGACCTCGATCGCGGGATCCATCTGGCGGCGCTGTTCTTCATCCTGCTCGGCGCGGCGATCGGCCTGTCGATGGCGGAGCGCATCGCCGATCCCATCCGCCAGCTGACGCGGGCGACGCGACGCATCGCCCGCGGCGACTTCGACGCGCGCATCGCGGTGCGCTCGTCCGACGAGCTGCGACGGCTGGTCGATGCCTTCAACGGCATGGCGGCGGAGCTGAAGGCGCAGCGCGGCCAGCTCGAAAAGACGCACCGTCTCGAGGCATGGGCCGAGATGGCGCGCCAGGTCGCGCATGAGATCAAGAACCCGCTGACGCCGATCCAGCTCTCGGCCGAGCACCTGCGCCGCGTGCACGCCGACCGCGGCGAACCGATGGGGCCGGTGCTCGAAGGCTGCGTCGACTCGATTCTCGGGCAGGTGCGGCTGCTGCGGCAGATCGCTGCGGAGTTCTCGAGCTTCGCCTCGTCGCCGACCGCGCGCCGGCAGCCGGTCGATCCGGTGGTGATCGTCCGTGACGTGGTCGAGCCGTACCGAGTGCCGCTCGCCGGGCGCATCCTGTTGCAGAACGAGGTCGCCGCGCCGCTGCCGATGGTGCTGATCGATCGCACGCTCGCCGCGCGCGCGCTCGCCAACGTCGTCGAAAACGCGCTCCACGCCATGCCGGGCGATGGACGCCTGCGGCTCACCGCGCACGTCGACGGCGGCTGGGTGGTGATCGACGTCGAGGACTCCGGCGTCGGCATGGACGCGGAGGCGCTGGCGCGCGTCTTCGAGCCCTATTTCTCCACCAAGTCGACCGGCACCGGCCTGGGTCTGCCGATCGCCAAACGGAATGTCGAGCTGAGCGGCGGAACGATCGCCGTCCGCAGCCTGAAGGGGGCCGGCACCACTGTGACGATCCGGCTGCCGATTACCGCGGGTCCGGACGCCGGTCGCGCCTGA